Proteins from a genomic interval of Pseudomonas asplenii:
- a CDS encoding NCS2 family permease yields MESRKSEAPTLDLSPPASTGLLERLFRLRLHGTTVKTELIAGVTTFITMAYIIFVNPNIMADAGIDHGAAFVATCIAAALGCLLMGLYANWPVGLAPGMGLNAFFTYTVVGTMGYHWEAALGAVFISGVLFMALTLSRVREWLLNSIPVSLRHAMGAGVGLFLGLIGLKTAGIVVASTATLIRLGALHEPGPLLAAVCFLMIAILSYHRVFGAILISIISVTLIGWSLGLVQYHGIFSTPPSLAPTWMAMDLAGVFNVSMISVVLAFLFVHMFDTAGTLMGVAQRAGLANADGRIENLSRAMKADSVSSVFGAVVGVPPVTSYVESAAGVAAGGRTGLTAVTVGILFVAAMFFAPLAGMIPAYATAGALIYVAMLMMGSLAHIEWEEATESIPAIITAIMMPLTFSVADGIALGFITYVALKAGTGKFKDISVSLWVLCVIFIAKFIFL; encoded by the coding sequence GTGGAAAGCCGCAAATCCGAAGCACCCACGCTGGATCTCTCGCCGCCCGCAAGCACGGGTCTGCTGGAACGCCTGTTCCGCCTCAGACTGCATGGCACCACGGTGAAAACCGAACTGATCGCCGGGGTGACCACATTCATCACCATGGCCTACATCATCTTCGTCAACCCCAACATCATGGCCGATGCCGGTATCGACCATGGAGCGGCCTTCGTCGCCACCTGCATCGCCGCCGCCCTCGGCTGCCTGCTGATGGGCCTCTACGCCAACTGGCCAGTGGGCCTGGCACCCGGCATGGGGCTCAATGCCTTCTTCACCTACACCGTGGTCGGCACCATGGGCTACCACTGGGAAGCCGCCCTCGGAGCGGTGTTCATTTCCGGCGTGCTGTTCATGGCTCTGACCCTGTCGCGGGTCCGTGAATGGTTGCTCAACAGCATTCCGGTCAGCCTGCGTCATGCCATGGGCGCCGGGGTCGGACTGTTCCTCGGTCTCATCGGCCTGAAAACCGCCGGTATCGTCGTCGCCAGCACTGCCACCCTGATCCGCCTCGGCGCACTGCACGAGCCTGGGCCGCTGCTGGCCGCCGTGTGTTTCCTGATGATCGCGATCCTCAGCTACCACCGGGTATTCGGCGCCATCCTGATCAGCATCATCAGCGTCACCCTGATCGGCTGGAGTCTGGGCCTGGTGCAATACCACGGGATCTTTTCCACCCCACCGAGCCTTGCGCCGACCTGGATGGCCATGGATCTGGCGGGCGTATTCAATGTCAGCATGATCAGCGTGGTCCTGGCCTTTCTCTTCGTGCACATGTTCGACACCGCCGGGACGTTGATGGGCGTCGCCCAGCGGGCCGGTCTGGCCAACGCCGACGGTCGCATCGAAAACCTGTCGCGCGCCATGAAGGCCGACAGCGTTTCCAGTGTCTTCGGTGCGGTGGTGGGTGTTCCGCCGGTCACCAGTTACGTGGAAAGTGCTGCGGGGGTAGCCGCAGGTGGTCGGACTGGTCTGACCGCTGTTACTGTAGGCATACTGTTCGTGGCAGCGATGTTCTTTGCCCCGCTGGCTGGCATGATCCCTGCGTACGCGACTGCGGGTGCACTGATTTACGTGGCGATGCTGATGATGGGCAGCCTGGCGCATATCGAGTGGGAAGAGGCGACGGAGAGCATTCCGGCGATCATCACCGCGATCATGATGCCACTGACGTTCTCGGTCGCCGACGGGATCGCCCTGGGCTTCATCACCTACGTGGCGCTCAAGGCAGGGACCGGCAAGTTCAAGGACATCTCCGTCAGCCTGTGGGTACTGTGCGTCATTTTCATCGCCAAGTTCATCTTCCTGTAA
- a CDS encoding MarR family winged helix-turn-helix transcriptional regulator, translating to MLDLKNSNTQQDAMEAFFFGYQAFTAKADEMLERRGLSRVHQRIVFFIGRYPDLSVKELLDRLGVSKQALNMPLRQLTEMGLVQSLASPTDKRKRLLCLTVEGASLEESLRREQVKLLQKAFAQAGEAAVDGWMAVNRALGDSRQA from the coding sequence ATGCTTGACCTTAAAAACTCCAATACCCAGCAGGACGCCATGGAGGCATTCTTCTTCGGCTATCAGGCGTTCACCGCCAAGGCCGACGAAATGCTCGAACGTCGCGGCCTGAGTCGGGTGCACCAGCGGATCGTGTTTTTTATCGGCCGTTACCCGGACCTGAGCGTCAAGGAACTGCTGGATCGGCTGGGCGTCAGCAAGCAGGCGCTGAACATGCCGTTGCGCCAGTTGACCGAGATGGGCCTGGTGCAGAGCCTTGCCTCGCCAACCGACAAGCGCAAACGCCTGCTGTGCCTGACCGTCGAGGGGGCCAGCCTGGAGGAGTCGCTGCGCCGTGAGCAGGTCAAGCTGCTGCAGAAAGCCTTTGCCCAGGCTGGCGAGGCGGCGGTGGATGGCTGGATGGCGGTCAATCGGGCCTTGGGCGACAGTCGCCAGGCCTGA